A genomic segment from Fibrobacter sp. UWR4 encodes:
- a CDS encoding DUF2334 domain-containing protein, whose protein sequence is MSHKYLLCFHDYSIWNYKEVTPILHELKDIAGAPFSILVIPDVRGASESQIQDFRKVLLDLHQEGFELALHGFLHKADMSLARSYLGHFQLKMTNNEAEFAGLNKTTSRSLLNKSVKAWNDLINQGEFLGKRIHPAAFVPPTWYGNPYLSGQARKSNLQFESRFTLEPIIGNTIASPVVSFAGIPRSMEKWAILFGKFMLKQPFGRPRIALHPCDFPRLKDEIVQLIQQARLSSKISYYRDL, encoded by the coding sequence ATGAGCCACAAGTACCTACTCTGCTTTCATGATTATAGCATCTGGAACTATAAGGAAGTCACTCCTATTCTTCACGAGCTGAAAGATATAGCGGGTGCACCTTTCAGCATCCTTGTCATTCCCGATGTTCGTGGAGCCTCCGAATCCCAAATCCAGGATTTTCGTAAAGTACTTCTGGATTTGCATCAGGAAGGCTTTGAACTGGCTCTCCACGGTTTCCTGCACAAGGCCGATATGAGCCTCGCCCGTAGCTATCTCGGTCATTTTCAGCTGAAGATGACCAACAACGAAGCGGAATTCGCAGGTTTAAACAAAACTACATCCCGCAGCCTTCTCAACAAGAGCGTAAAAGCCTGGAACGATCTGATCAACCAAGGCGAATTCCTTGGGAAACGAATTCATCCAGCAGCATTCGTGCCGCCCACCTGGTACGGAAACCCCTATCTCTCCGGACAGGCCCGTAAATCCAACCTTCAGTTCGAATCCCGTTTTACACTGGAACCGATCATCGGTAACACCATCGCGTCTCCCGTAGTAAGCTTCGCAGGCATTCCTCGTTCCATGGAAAAGTGGGCAATTCTATTCGGCAAGTTCATGCTGAAACAGCCTTTTGGACGTCCCCGCATCGCGCTCCACCCCTGCGATTTCCCTAGACTCAAGGATGAAATCGTCCAGTTGATCCAGCAGGCAAGACTATCCAGCAAAATATCCTACTACCGCGATCTTTAA
- a CDS encoding glycoside hydrolase family 11 protein, which translates to MSFSSLAKASIVLAFGMAATSFAADACKDEMAKPRGNAHNVNGNQTGSISGTPWGFEQWSGGGSNSMKYYDNGTFEATWSNNQDYLARVGYRYGDNGPGVDHTTKHYTVDYKYTKSGSAQYGYIGVYGWTVNPQVEYYIVDDWYSKPSEQYIGAKRGEITVDGATYTIHAYLRQQEPSKTGTSTFLQIFSVRQSPRQCGHIDISAHFNKWDELFKGQTAQLSGSKGGGSTTLKFGKVTEVMLMNEAGGNATGSVNYTYFDMSDNGQPSEPPKEIERSAFKAMSIPGTIEAEDFDNGNYGVTYSGVQGASGENGDHDYRGEDYSSVDVVKSGTGRVIGYTAAEEWLEYTVDVKEAGEYDVTASVSNGSGKGSITVKVGSASAKLSFNGTTDDWDAYEDATGKITLAAGKQTVRITINNDNTNVDFVKFSKQGATPAPESSASVQPQPNSSASQPVASSDSKDALISNVQFATSGKTFQVFDMQGKFMGRVDVVNGASLQDALMAKFQKAGVYMIRQGNRFQKVSVVK; encoded by the coding sequence ATGAGTTTTTCCTCTCTCGCTAAGGCAAGTATTGTGCTTGCATTCGGCATGGCTGCAACATCCTTTGCAGCAGATGCTTGTAAGGATGAAATGGCAAAGCCCAGGGGCAATGCCCACAACGTGAACGGCAATCAGACTGGTTCTATTTCTGGCACCCCGTGGGGTTTCGAACAGTGGTCTGGTGGTGGCTCCAACTCCATGAAGTACTACGATAACGGTACTTTCGAAGCTACCTGGTCCAACAACCAGGACTACCTGGCTCGCGTGGGTTACCGCTATGGTGATAACGGCCCGGGTGTTGATCATACTACTAAGCACTATACTGTTGACTATAAGTACACCAAGAGTGGTTCCGCTCAGTATGGCTACATTGGTGTTTACGGCTGGACCGTAAATCCCCAGGTGGAATACTACATCGTTGATGACTGGTATAGCAAGCCCAGCGAACAGTATATCGGCGCAAAGCGTGGTGAAATCACTGTGGATGGCGCTACCTATACCATCCATGCTTACCTTCGTCAGCAGGAACCTTCCAAGACCGGTACCTCTACCTTCCTGCAGATCTTTAGCGTTCGTCAGTCTCCTCGTCAGTGCGGTCACATTGATATTTCCGCTCACTTCAACAAGTGGGACGAACTTTTCAAGGGTCAGACTGCTCAGCTTAGCGGTTCCAAGGGCGGTGGAAGCACTACTCTGAAGTTCGGTAAGGTTACCGAAGTGATGCTGATGAACGAAGCTGGTGGTAACGCAACTGGTTCCGTGAACTACACCTACTTCGACATGAGCGATAACGGTCAGCCGTCTGAACCGCCTAAGGAAATTGAACGTTCTGCATTCAAGGCAATGTCCATTCCGGGCACCATCGAAGCAGAAGACTTTGATAACGGTAACTATGGCGTAACATACTCCGGCGTCCAGGGCGCTTCTGGTGAAAATGGCGACCATGACTACCGCGGTGAAGATTATTCCTCTGTTGACGTTGTGAAGAGTGGCACTGGTCGTGTAATCGGTTATACCGCTGCTGAAGAATGGCTGGAATACACCGTTGACGTTAAGGAAGCTGGTGAATACGATGTTACTGCTTCTGTGTCCAACGGTTCTGGCAAGGGTTCTATTACTGTGAAGGTCGGCTCTGCCTCTGCAAAGCTTAGCTTCAATGGTACTACAGATGACTGGGATGCCTATGAAGATGCTACTGGCAAGATTACTCTTGCTGCAGGCAAGCAGACTGTTCGCATCACCATCAACAACGACAACACCAACGTTGACTTTGTAAAGTTCTCCAAGCAGGGTGCAACTCCGGCACCGGAATCTTCCGCAAGTGTTCAGCCGCAGCCGAACTCCTCCGCGTCTCAGCCTGTAGCTTCTTCCGACAGCAAGGATGCTCTGATCTCTAACGTTCAGTTCGCTACCTCCGGTAAGACCTTCCAGGTGTTCGATATGCAGGGCAAGTTCATGGGCCGTGTGGATGTCGTGAACGGCGCTTCTCTCCAGGACGCTCTCATGGCTAAGTTCCAGAAGGCTGGTGTCTACATGATCCGTCAGGGCAACCGCTTCCAGAAGGTTTCTGTAGTCAAGTAA
- a CDS encoding glycoside hydrolase family 11 protein — MSIKKVLTTAFAMAAISSSISWGQTVTCSNGTSQKMGSAGGYDYELWSQNGAGSATMKLNVSAENGGAFEVEWQGTINMLARTGKRWGSNSSVTVQNVGNITSEFDVEWSSTDNVKYVSVYGWGYYDRGDEPSGFSNEIEYYIVQDRGSYNPTQGGKKWGSAVIDGISYDFYTTDRINQPSLSGTSTFKQYWSIPSNTSQHRTKGTISISKHFSEWAKAGMKMGKLYEVASMKIESYTGNTGTAKGYAKVKKNLLKIGGSADELALNVTASPAAAGTVTKSPSANYYAPKSTVQLTAKANEGWKFVGWEGGATGSDETITVTMDKEKSVVAKFELVGETTVNLLKDGNFPSSSVISTSNGASSWFLGQGTNWGGSAAKTSVAGGTATVDVTTIGKETYMPQLVQYNVALDKGMKYKLSFKASADVAREIEVSFQQSVDPWGAYATKVFDITTTEKEYTYIFAMEEASDDAAQFAFNLGQATGAVKISDVKLVFTTAEPGSEITPNSSASQPNSSESTDALISNVQFFNYGKTFQVFDMQGRFLGAIELANGTSLNDALKAQFNKAGVYMLKQENGRMFSARVK, encoded by the coding sequence ATGAGTATCAAAAAAGTTTTAACAACAGCCTTTGCCATGGCCGCAATTTCGTCTTCCATTTCCTGGGGACAGACCGTTACCTGCTCCAATGGCACATCCCAGAAAATGGGTAGCGCCGGTGGCTATGATTACGAACTCTGGAGCCAGAATGGTGCCGGTTCCGCAACAATGAAGCTTAACGTAAGCGCTGAAAATGGTGGTGCTTTCGAAGTTGAATGGCAGGGTACTATCAACATGTTAGCCCGTACCGGAAAACGTTGGGGATCTAACTCCTCTGTTACCGTACAGAATGTGGGTAATATTACCTCCGAATTTGATGTGGAATGGAGCTCCACCGACAACGTGAAGTATGTCAGTGTCTATGGCTGGGGCTATTACGACAGAGGGGACGAACCCAGTGGCTTCAGCAATGAAATTGAATACTACATTGTCCAGGATCGCGGAAGCTACAATCCTACCCAGGGCGGTAAAAAGTGGGGTTCTGCCGTTATCGATGGTATTAGCTACGATTTCTATACTACCGACCGTATTAATCAGCCTTCTCTTTCGGGTACCAGCACCTTTAAGCAGTATTGGTCCATCCCGTCGAATACGAGCCAGCATCGTACCAAGGGTACCATTTCTATTTCCAAGCACTTCAGCGAATGGGCTAAAGCTGGTATGAAGATGGGTAAGCTGTATGAAGTTGCTTCCATGAAAATTGAATCCTACACTGGAAATACGGGTACTGCAAAGGGTTATGCTAAAGTTAAGAAGAACCTGCTGAAAATCGGTGGCAGTGCCGATGAACTTGCCCTCAATGTAACTGCATCTCCGGCTGCTGCAGGTACTGTGACAAAGAGCCCTAGCGCAAATTATTACGCTCCCAAATCAACTGTACAGCTCACCGCCAAAGCCAACGAAGGCTGGAAGTTTGTGGGTTGGGAAGGTGGTGCAACCGGCTCTGACGAAACCATTACTGTAACCATGGACAAGGAAAAGTCTGTAGTTGCCAAGTTTGAATTGGTTGGCGAAACCACAGTGAACCTTCTCAAGGATGGTAATTTCCCTAGCAGCAGTGTGATTTCTACAAGTAACGGTGCATCTTCTTGGTTCCTGGGGCAGGGTACAAACTGGGGTGGCTCTGCAGCAAAGACTTCTGTTGCTGGCGGCACGGCTACGGTTGACGTTACCACTATTGGTAAAGAAACTTATATGCCGCAGCTTGTTCAGTACAATGTGGCTCTTGATAAGGGCATGAAGTACAAGTTGTCCTTTAAGGCTAGCGCTGACGTAGCTCGCGAGATCGAAGTTTCTTTCCAGCAATCCGTAGACCCCTGGGGTGCATACGCCACTAAGGTGTTTGACATCACCACCACGGAAAAGGAATACACATATATCTTTGCTATGGAAGAAGCTTCTGATGATGCCGCTCAGTTTGCCTTCAATTTGGGACAGGCTACAGGTGCAGTCAAGATTAGTGACGTCAAGCTGGTCTTCACCACTGCTGAACCGGGTTCCGAAATTACTCCGAATTCTTCTGCAAGCCAGCCGAATTCTTCCGAAAGCACTGATGCTCTGATCTCCAATGTTCAGTTCTTCAACTACGGTAAGACTTTCCAGGTGTTCGATATGCAGGGCCGCTTCCTTGGCGCAATTGAACTTGCCAACGGTACTTCCTTGAACGATGCTCTTAAGGCTCAGTTCAACAAGGCTGGCGTCTATATGCTGAAGCAGGAAAACGGTCGCATGTTCTCCGCTCGCGTCAAGTAA